TATGATGGAATTTCACCCCTTTACGAAGGTTAATGAGAATTTGTTTTCCATCAGATGAAAGAGAATAAGATTGGGCTAACACAGGAACAAGCGCAGCACTATGGTCTTTAATATCAAACAATTTGTTATAAATTTGCTCCGTCACTACATTCATACTAGTGCCGGCATCAGCGGTTTGCGGGTTAAAGGAAAAGCCCGATGCATTCGTGCAGTAGGTTAAGCCGTTTTCTGTCAGCATTTTGGGTATGCTTGGTGCGGCTTGTGCCAGATTAATTTGGCTCAACCCACACAATAAAAAACAAAAAGTGACATTTCGACGTAACATAGCTTTATTATTAAAGACCGTTTTGTGATAAATTGAGTGAATTGTAAAATATCTTGGCAAAAATGGCTAGTTATTGGATTTTTAGGATATGTTTAAATCAATTAATCGGGAAATTAATCAAATAATCAATCGTGGATTTGACCGCACTTTGCGTCTGGCTGTGACAGGGCTAAGTCGAAGCGGTAAAACGGCTTTTATTACGAGTTTGATTAATCAATTGTTACATATTAATCAAGAGGGAAATGCTCATCTTCCTTTATTTGAGGCTGCTCGAAATCAATCTATTTTAGCGGTAAAACGTGTTCCTCAGCAGGATTTAAGTATTCCACGTTTTGATTATGAAGCGAATCTCAATGATTTAATGAATAATCCACCACAGTGGTGCCAATCTACTCGAGGCGTAAGTGAAACACGCCTTGCTATTCGTTTTGAACGCCAATCGGGCTTACTTCGCCATTTTAAAGAACGTGGCACATTATATTTGGATATTTTTGATTATCCTGGTGAATGGCTATTAGATTTACCTTTGCTGAATTTAGATTTTCAACAATGGTCATTTGAACAAGCCAAAATTACATCAGGTATTCGCCAGCAGTTTGCTCAAGATTGGTTGGATAAACTGAAAAAGCTCGACCTAAGTGCGGTCGTCAATGAAGATGTTTTAGCGCAGATTGCAAAATCTTATACCGATTATTTGCTTGCCTGCAAAGCAGAAGGAATGCAATTTATTCAACCTGGCCGATTTGTCTTGCCTGGGGAATTAGAAGGCGCACCTGTATTACAATTTTTCCCGTTATTGCATTTGTCGGAAGAACAATGGTCAAAACTGAAAAGAGAGGCGAAATCCAATAGCTATTTTGCCGTGTTGAATAAGCGATATGATTATTATCGTAATAAGGTGGTGAAAGGCTTTTATGAAAATTATTTTTCTACTTTTGATCGCCAAGTGATTTTAGCCGATTGCTTAACTCCACTAAATCATAGCCAACAAGC
This portion of the Haemophilus parainfluenzae T3T1 genome encodes:
- a CDS encoding YcjX family protein gives rise to the protein MFKSINREINQIINRGFDRTLRLAVTGLSRSGKTAFITSLINQLLHINQEGNAHLPLFEAARNQSILAVKRVPQQDLSIPRFDYEANLNDLMNNPPQWCQSTRGVSETRLAIRFERQSGLLRHFKERGTLYLDIFDYPGEWLLDLPLLNLDFQQWSFEQAKITSGIRQQFAQDWLDKLKKLDLSAVVNEDVLAQIAKSYTDYLLACKAEGMQFIQPGRFVLPGELEGAPVLQFFPLLHLSEEQWSKLKREAKSNSYFAVLNKRYDYYRNKVVKGFYENYFSTFDRQVILADCLTPLNHSQQAFIDMQTGLNQLFKNFHYGKRNLLNRLFSPNIDKLMFVATKADHITTDQIQNLISLMRQLVQEGGRHVEFEGIDTEYTAIAAIRATKQVLVNQNGKQIKAIQGVRSVDKQLITLYPGSVPSKLPSAEFWSKQSFDFDSFEPQVLQQGESIPHLRMDAVLQFLLADRFD